Proteins from a single region of Sporosarcina sp. P33:
- a CDS encoding YolD-like family protein yields the protein MERNRDRGKIKWTSLMLPEHLERLRDWQREDEYIARADLTDWELQMIQETLDTACKRRCETWMKTWHDGEVRFHQGVIEALDLQTWTIVLRDPFGTEKIHAADVIDVQLAKEADGS from the coding sequence ATGGAAAGGAATCGCGACAGAGGGAAAATTAAATGGACATCGCTGATGTTACCAGAACATCTTGAGCGGCTTCGTGACTGGCAAAGGGAGGACGAGTATATAGCTCGTGCCGACTTGACGGACTGGGAGCTGCAGATGATACAGGAGACGCTCGACACGGCTTGCAAGAGACGCTGTGAGACATGGATGAAGACATGGCACGACGGGGAAGTACGCTTCCATCAAGGGGTAATTGAAGCGCTTGACCTGCAGACATGGACCATCGTCCTGCGTGATCCGTTCGGCACGGAAAAGATTCATGCGGCAGATGTAATTGATGTGCAGCTGGCAAAAGAAGCGGATGGTTCTTAA
- a CDS encoding methyl-accepting chemotaxis protein, translating into MKVKDSLTFQLGTIIAGILVVMLAITSIATYKTAYDKLYDAAGIEAYGCANITTGLIRPDDMDKALAGDAQTQQAIGKTLNWTTAHKNIFETQYILDLDGNLIALDDNLKAKGFAPGDKFHMDQDAIDDLLAHDHPTYSQPYEYGGMKRLSGYAPIHEDQDASKEIIAVSVIDFDATIVKDRTWDVVRDGILISIIPMLLASVGTGFLIRRKTKPISSLIEQAKKIADGDLAVQTTEVTSQDEVGDLARTLNQMTVNLQEMIATMNTTSQHLSENAGETSASLSEMREAVSMVANNIEEVATAVTDGTTTAEHAAGILSGLAGGLRNTKENADSMLVNSNETMKIALEGAKRADEISRDMELIRTGSQEVGDTIQNLVESTTKIQNITGSIAGIAAQTNLLALNASIEAARAGEHGKGFAVVAEEVRNLAEQSNQEVLEVEKLVQDISERIQQVITSTTENTKHITKGTETVQLTSQSLSNISIAVGETVKEIKDISNLMTSEANKSTEAVQLIEHLTHAVQNIEDMTNNIAAAAEQTTASIEEISDRSVQTNQMAHKLEQYVGSFKLPK; encoded by the coding sequence ATGAAAGTTAAAGATTCGTTAACGTTTCAGCTAGGCACCATTATAGCGGGCATATTAGTGGTGATGTTAGCGATTACTTCGATTGCTACATATAAAACGGCGTACGACAAATTATACGATGCAGCGGGAATTGAGGCGTATGGCTGTGCCAATATAACTACCGGACTCATTCGCCCTGATGATATGGACAAAGCATTGGCGGGGGATGCACAAACGCAGCAGGCTATCGGGAAGACGCTGAACTGGACAACTGCCCATAAGAATATATTTGAAACACAATATATTTTGGATCTTGACGGTAACCTGATTGCTCTCGATGATAACCTGAAAGCAAAAGGTTTTGCACCGGGAGATAAGTTCCATATGGATCAGGATGCTATTGATGACTTGCTCGCACACGATCATCCGACCTACTCGCAGCCTTATGAATACGGCGGGATGAAGAGATTGTCCGGTTACGCTCCAATCCATGAAGACCAGGATGCCAGTAAAGAAATCATCGCCGTAAGTGTCATTGATTTTGACGCAACAATCGTCAAAGACCGCACATGGGACGTTGTGCGTGACGGAATTTTGATCAGTATTATTCCTATGTTGCTTGCATCTGTCGGAACAGGATTTCTCATTCGCCGTAAAACGAAGCCGATTTCAAGCTTGATTGAACAGGCGAAGAAAATTGCGGACGGTGATTTGGCTGTACAGACGACAGAAGTTACTTCACAGGATGAAGTGGGTGATCTGGCTCGTACATTGAACCAGATGACAGTGAATTTGCAGGAGATGATCGCTACGATGAATACGACATCGCAGCATTTATCCGAAAATGCCGGCGAAACATCTGCTTCACTTTCAGAAATGCGGGAAGCGGTTTCCATGGTAGCGAATAATATCGAGGAAGTCGCAACAGCTGTCACAGACGGTACGACAACTGCGGAACATGCGGCAGGCATTTTATCGGGTCTTGCAGGCGGACTTCGCAATACGAAAGAAAACGCCGATTCTATGCTGGTCAATTCCAATGAAACGATGAAAATTGCATTGGAAGGCGCTAAACGCGCGGATGAAATCAGCCGCGATATGGAATTAATCCGAACGGGTTCACAAGAAGTGGGTGATACCATTCAAAATCTTGTCGAGTCCACTACGAAAATTCAGAACATCACCGGTTCCATCGCGGGCATTGCGGCACAGACAAACTTGCTGGCACTCAATGCTTCCATCGAAGCAGCACGTGCAGGAGAACATGGTAAAGGATTTGCGGTCGTTGCGGAAGAAGTGCGTAACCTTGCAGAACAGTCAAATCAAGAAGTTCTGGAAGTGGAGAAACTGGTGCAGGATATATCCGAACGCATCCAGCAAGTCATTACGTCCACAACAGAAAATACGAAACACATCACGAAAGGTACAGAAACCGTTCAGCTTACTTCTCAGTCATTAAGCAATATTTCTATTGCGGTTGGAGAGACTGTCAAGGAAATTAAGGACATCTCCAACTTGATGACATCTGAAGCAAATAAATCAACAGAAGCTGTTCAGCTGATTGAGCATTTGACACATGCTGTGCAGAATATCGAAGACATGACGAATAATATCGCCGCTGCCGCTGAGCAAACGACAGCGAGCATTGAAGAAATCTCCGATCGTTCAGTTCAGACCAATCAAATGGCGCATAAACTGGAGCAATACGTCGGTTCATTCAAATTACCAAAGTAA
- a CDS encoding MarR family winged helix-turn-helix transcriptional regulator, whose product MNDEQTVFNLVHLMDQVTNKMLIRFQQESELSLGISHILVLLELHKKGEQRPSDLAETLGFTPASLTHLSTKLINSGYISLRNDEEDRRTKYWKITPLGLEILEEAQRYGRKVRTEFFSHLSEAERRNLLEIYTKLNDTFV is encoded by the coding sequence TTGAATGATGAACAAACCGTTTTCAATTTAGTGCATTTAATGGATCAAGTAACGAATAAAATGCTTATCCGCTTCCAGCAGGAATCCGAACTGTCCCTTGGCATTTCCCATATTCTTGTGTTGCTGGAGCTGCACAAGAAAGGAGAGCAGCGGCCTTCTGACCTGGCAGAGACACTTGGCTTCACTCCCGCTTCCCTGACACATTTGTCGACAAAGCTCATAAATAGCGGATATATATCGCTGAGAAACGATGAAGAAGACCGTCGAACAAAATATTGGAAAATAACACCTTTGGGCTTGGAGATTTTAGAAGAGGCGCAACGGTATGGCCGCAAAGTTCGAACAGAGTTTTTCAGTCATTTATCGGAAGCCGAGCGGCGTAATCTACTGGAAATCTATACAAAATTGAATGACACTTTCGTCTAA
- a CDS encoding SDR family NAD(P)-dependent oxidoreductase, producing MKLDKKIALITGGAGGIGLGIATAFVKEGATVAVVDLNQQAGEAAMEKLQKISPQSIFIQADLSDHKALPSIIEQVVTKLGKLDVLVNNAHASRMKSIEEITQEDLDFSFNTGFYPTLYLMQAALPHLKESKGSVINFASGAGLNGDVNQGSYAAAKEAIRAITRVAANEWGQYDINCNLISPIAKTPGIEQWAQEHPDIYQAMLAKNPLGRLGDPEKDIGRTAVFLASEDASYISGQTIMVDGGSTKLR from the coding sequence ATGAAATTAGATAAAAAAATTGCACTCATCACAGGCGGCGCAGGCGGAATCGGATTGGGAATTGCAACGGCTTTCGTGAAAGAAGGTGCCACTGTCGCGGTGGTAGACTTGAATCAGCAGGCTGGCGAAGCGGCTATGGAAAAATTGCAGAAGATCTCCCCGCAATCTATTTTCATTCAAGCAGATTTATCTGATCACAAAGCACTGCCTTCAATTATCGAACAAGTTGTAACGAAGCTCGGAAAACTCGATGTTTTGGTGAACAACGCACATGCGTCCCGAATGAAATCAATTGAGGAAATAACACAGGAGGACCTGGACTTCTCATTCAACACAGGTTTCTATCCTACGCTGTACTTGATGCAGGCTGCACTTCCTCACCTGAAAGAATCGAAAGGATCCGTCATCAACTTCGCATCGGGTGCTGGACTGAACGGCGACGTGAACCAAGGTTCTTATGCAGCAGCAAAAGAAGCGATCCGTGCAATTACACGAGTCGCAGCAAACGAGTGGGGACAATACGACATTAACTGTAACTTGATTTCCCCGATCGCTAAAACACCGGGCATCGAGCAGTGGGCACAGGAACATCCTGATATCTACCAGGCGATGCTTGCGAAAAATCCGCTTGGCCGTCTCGGCGACCCGGAAAAAGACATTGGCCGCACAGCGGTATTCTTGGCAAGTGAAGATGCATCATACATCTCGGGCCAGACTATCATGGTGGACGGCGGTTCTACTAAATTACGGTAA
- a CDS encoding DUF3298 and DUF4163 domain-containing protein — protein MKNPAVIQTHHVSNSKPKIDIYYPVITWLENKKVQKQLNEELFKEMNKLLVEENYYEPGLVELFASYEIKNNQRDILSINLIVYSFTGGAHGMTVVKSLTFDTRTGRKYSLQDMFKPGSPYVQRISEYIRRHIQQWKTPVLEPFTKIRPDQDFYIADTSLVVYFQLYEIAPYVEGFPYFPMPLLNLEELIKPNSPADRMLPFTES, from the coding sequence ATGAAAAATCCCGCCGTTATCCAGACGCACCACGTATCGAACAGCAAACCAAAAATAGATATTTATTATCCGGTCATTACCTGGCTGGAAAATAAGAAAGTCCAGAAACAGCTGAATGAGGAACTGTTCAAAGAAATGAATAAATTGCTGGTGGAGGAAAATTATTATGAACCAGGTCTCGTGGAATTATTCGCGTCGTATGAGATCAAAAATAATCAGCGGGACATTTTAAGCATCAATCTTATCGTTTATTCATTTACGGGCGGAGCGCATGGCATGACTGTCGTCAAATCACTGACGTTTGACACGCGCACCGGCAGAAAATATAGCTTGCAGGACATGTTTAAACCTGGCAGTCCATATGTACAGCGTATTTCAGAATATATACGGCGCCATATCCAGCAATGGAAGACGCCCGTGCTTGAGCCATTCACTAAAATTCGGCCTGATCAGGACTTCTATATTGCAGATACTTCACTCGTCGTCTATTTTCAATTATACGAAATTGCTCCTTATGTTGAAGGCTTCCCTTATTTCCCGATGCCGCTATTGAATTTGGAGGAATTGATTAAACCGAACAGCCCAGCAGACCGCATGCTGCCTTTCACGGAAAGTTAA
- a CDS encoding GNAT family N-acetyltransferase, whose amino-acid sequence MNITAAKITDAPVIHDVMIRAFRQYEHAVPPTSALKETVESITAAMEGGEQALIGYIDEEPVAMIRFRLEEDSLYFFRFSVVPEKQGQGIAKKILQFIEDYAKQQEKKILTCKVRADVAKNISLYQSVGFHAYDQAVLHRADGTSMAVVLMKKSLT is encoded by the coding sequence ATGAATATTACTGCAGCGAAAATTACCGACGCACCCGTCATTCATGACGTGATGATCCGGGCATTCCGTCAATACGAACATGCAGTGCCCCCAACAAGTGCCTTGAAAGAAACCGTAGAGAGCATAACGGCAGCGATGGAAGGCGGGGAACAGGCACTGATTGGCTATATCGATGAGGAGCCGGTTGCAATGATCCGTTTCCGCCTGGAGGAGGATAGCCTTTATTTTTTCAGATTCTCTGTTGTTCCTGAAAAGCAAGGACAAGGAATCGCTAAAAAGATTTTGCAGTTTATAGAGGACTACGCGAAGCAGCAGGAGAAGAAGATATTAACATGCAAAGTCCGGGCAGATGTGGCGAAGAATATCAGCTTGTACCAATCGGTCGGTTTCCATGCCTACGACCAAGCCGTGTTACATAGGGCAGACGGTACATCGATGGCCGTAGTTTTGATGAAGAAATCGCTTACCTGA
- a CDS encoding EAL domain-containing protein yields MNCKQPALIRSVEEHLKRSDMLVKQEAKTFHVKEQGIKELYDFCADHAAEMDSIKFRLDPTDWRPFSQVMEVVEMEWIDQVIKDEQLTSHYQPIVTRDLDIYAYELLARFYHQDGRVIYPNEIFTAAKERGRLYALDRVCRMTAVRHAKDITQKAFINFVPTSIYSPEFCLRSTIHLTNRLGIDPHRLIFEVVESEKVEDMDHLKTILNYYHSRGFKYALDDVGEGYNTIELLSFLRPNYMKLDIKYVQGVCSDPQKQFVAEQFLEKALAIGAVPLAEGIEEKEDFEWLKAKGYELFQGYLFGKPSAVPRTEIVI; encoded by the coding sequence GTGAACTGTAAGCAACCTGCATTAATCCGCTCAGTCGAAGAACATCTCAAGCGATCAGACATGCTGGTGAAGCAGGAGGCAAAGACGTTTCACGTAAAAGAACAAGGGATAAAAGAATTATACGACTTTTGCGCCGATCATGCAGCAGAAATGGATTCTATTAAATTCCGCTTGGATCCAACCGATTGGCGGCCATTTTCGCAAGTCATGGAAGTAGTGGAAATGGAATGGATCGACCAGGTCATTAAAGACGAACAGCTGACAAGCCATTATCAGCCAATTGTTACACGTGATTTAGATATCTACGCCTATGAATTACTGGCACGTTTCTATCATCAGGACGGCCGTGTCATCTATCCGAATGAAATATTCACTGCCGCTAAAGAGCGCGGCAGATTATATGCACTTGATAGAGTATGCCGTATGACGGCGGTTCGTCATGCAAAAGATATTACGCAAAAAGCGTTCATTAACTTCGTGCCGACTTCCATTTACTCGCCTGAATTTTGTTTGCGCTCCACTATTCATCTGACAAATAGGCTGGGTATTGATCCGCATCGTTTGATTTTCGAAGTTGTGGAATCAGAAAAAGTGGAAGATATGGATCATTTGAAGACAATCTTGAATTACTATCACTCCAGGGGATTCAAGTATGCACTTGATGATGTGGGGGAAGGATACAATACGATTGAATTACTGTCATTCCTTCGTCCGAATTACATGAAGTTGGACATTAAATACGTGCAGGGTGTATGTTCTGATCCGCAAAAGCAGTTTGTCGCTGAACAGTTCTTGGAGAAGGCACTGGCTATCGGCGCTGTTCCGTTAGCGGAAGGCATTGAGGAAAAAGAAGACTTTGAATGGCTAAAGGCAAAAGGCTACGAACTGTTTCAAGGTTATTTATTCGGCAAACCTTCTGCTGTTCCACGGACGGAAATAGTGATATAA
- a CDS encoding DUF948 domain-containing protein — protein MDWVLGIGVLLIGIALIIVAVVLIKPLGKLTEVLESVKKTTDTLPSTVADVTGQTQQILHTTNETISNVNKQIGEVTPVFQIVGDVGEASREVTTAALDTTVRFKDRAGNASEFVKEKEYKGLYGIVTLVFYLMQQRKELKKMRP, from the coding sequence ATGGACTGGGTACTAGGAATAGGCGTTTTGCTCATCGGCATCGCATTGATCATTGTCGCGGTCGTGCTGATTAAGCCGCTTGGAAAATTGACTGAGGTGCTGGAAAGTGTCAAGAAGACGACCGATACCCTGCCGTCAACGGTAGCGGATGTTACGGGTCAGACACAGCAGATTCTTCACACAACGAATGAGACGATCAGTAATGTAAACAAGCAAATCGGTGAAGTAACTCCGGTCTTCCAGATTGTCGGAGATGTGGGTGAGGCTTCACGCGAAGTGACGACTGCCGCGCTGGATACGACAGTTCGCTTCAAGGATCGTGCAGGGAATGCGAGTGAGTTTGTTAAGGAGAAGGAGTATAAAGGGTTGTACGGTATCGTCACGCTGGTGTTTTATTTGATGCAGCAGCGCAAGGAACTTAAGAAGATGCGGCCGTAA
- a CDS encoding DUF948 domain-containing protein, whose amino-acid sequence MAYLGLLFIAIALLIVAIYLSMLLTKSSKLLLTVTGTVKEVEAELDKSIEQLYGTLNETEQLATDVQVKLTAAAPLFSTIENIGRSSQYLSEEVNKRTKQFEEDGSLPGTEPFITAIQYGEFGSQLWNSWKRGKKSTKNT is encoded by the coding sequence ATGGCGTACCTTGGGTTATTATTTATTGCAATTGCACTATTGATCGTCGCCATCTACCTCTCGATGTTACTGACCAAGTCTTCAAAATTATTACTGACTGTTACGGGAACAGTGAAAGAGGTAGAGGCGGAGCTGGACAAAAGCATTGAGCAATTATATGGAACCTTAAATGAAACCGAACAGCTGGCGACAGATGTTCAAGTGAAACTCACTGCGGCAGCGCCTTTATTTTCCACTATTGAAAATATTGGGCGTTCTAGTCAGTACTTGAGTGAGGAAGTAAACAAACGAACTAAGCAATTTGAAGAGGATGGTTCGCTCCCTGGGACAGAACCATTCATTACTGCGATTCAATATGGGGAATTTGGTTCCCAGCTATGGAATTCATGGAAACGCGGTAAAAAGAGTACGAAAAATACGTAA
- a CDS encoding proline dehydrogenase family protein: protein MLRNFFIGLSENQLLNQAAQKYGFQLGAQQVVAGTNIEEMIDSVKELNQAGISCTIDNLGEFVYEKSEAIQAKEEILAVVDAIREHQADAHLSIKPSQLGLDIDYEFCKQQVEEIVNYASKDNIFVNMDMENHTRLEPTFRLLDELKEQGCTNVGTVIQAYFHRAMDYTKKYGDTRIRLVKGAYKESPDVAYQDKQDIDENYIKIIEEHLLHGAFTSIATHDHRIIEHVKGFVEKHDIPREQFEFQMLYGFRKDLQLQLAKEGYRFCTYVPFGEDWYGYFMRRLAERPQNMNLMVKQVFTKRTNTVLGLVAGAFVLGRLSKRGNEDKKDGGWVRYR from the coding sequence ATGCTGAGGAATTTCTTCATCGGGCTATCGGAAAATCAATTGCTGAATCAAGCTGCCCAAAAATACGGCTTTCAATTAGGAGCCCAGCAAGTTGTGGCAGGTACCAACATCGAGGAAATGATTGACAGTGTCAAAGAGCTCAATCAGGCAGGCATCTCCTGTACGATTGATAATTTGGGGGAATTTGTCTACGAAAAAAGCGAGGCCATTCAAGCGAAAGAAGAAATTCTGGCAGTAGTGGACGCGATTCGTGAACATCAGGCGGACGCACACCTTTCCATCAAACCTTCGCAGCTTGGTCTCGATATTGATTATGAATTTTGTAAGCAGCAAGTTGAAGAGATTGTCAACTATGCGAGTAAAGACAATATTTTTGTCAATATGGATATGGAGAACCATACACGGCTTGAACCGACATTCCGACTGTTGGACGAACTGAAGGAACAGGGCTGCACCAACGTCGGAACGGTCATTCAGGCGTATTTTCACCGCGCGATGGACTATACGAAAAAATACGGCGACACGCGGATCCGATTAGTAAAGGGCGCGTATAAAGAGTCACCGGATGTGGCATATCAGGACAAACAGGATATCGACGAAAACTATATCAAAATCATTGAAGAGCATCTTCTGCACGGGGCGTTCACTTCTATCGCGACACATGATCACCGCATCATCGAACATGTGAAGGGCTTTGTGGAGAAGCACGATATTCCGCGTGAGCAGTTTGAGTTCCAAATGCTGTACGGCTTCCGCAAAGATTTGCAGCTGCAGCTTGCGAAAGAAGGCTATCGCTTCTGTACATACGTGCCGTTTGGAGAGGACTGGTACGGGTATTTTATGCGAAGGCTGGCAGAGCGTCCGCAGAATATGAATCTGATGGTGAAGCAAGTGTTTACTAAGCGGACCAATACAGTGCTCGGACTCGTTGCTGGTGCTTTTGTGCTCGGACGTTTGAGCAAGCGCGGAAATGAAGATAAAAAAGACGGCGGCTGGGTCAGATACCGCTGA
- the ilvA gene encoding threonine ammonia-lyase IlvA, giving the protein MKVKKMETHSIQVEDILIANQLLKDVVAHTPLQKNDRLSEKYDCHVYVKREDLQHVRSFKLRGAYYKMKRIETEARKKGIVCASAGNHAQGVAFACAHLDIDGKIFMPQTTPKQKVNMVKMFGRDRIEIILVGDTFDDCFEKAIELMEKEKRIFIHPFNDKDIIAGQGTVAVEVMNDIEEPIDYVFASIGGGGLMAGISTYIKNLSPHTKMIGAEPAGAASMKASIAAQKVVPLATIDKFVDGAAVKCVGDLNYEICNDYLENIVSVPEGKVCTAILDLYNEHAIIAEPAGALPIAALDFYKNEIKGKCVVCVISGGNNDIGRMQEIKEKSMIYEGLLYYFLVDFPQRAGALRQFLDTVLGPEDDITMFEYTKKNNKESGPGLVGIEIKRKEDYNGLIARMEKNGFPYKEVNKDSTLFGLLI; this is encoded by the coding sequence ATGAAGGTGAAAAAAATGGAAACCCACAGTATTCAAGTAGAGGACATCTTAATTGCCAATCAGCTGCTGAAAGATGTAGTAGCTCATACGCCTTTACAGAAAAATGACCGTCTATCGGAAAAATATGACTGCCACGTGTATGTAAAACGTGAAGACCTGCAGCATGTCCGTTCGTTTAAATTACGCGGTGCTTACTATAAAATGAAACGCATTGAAACAGAAGCACGTAAAAAAGGTATTGTTTGCGCCAGCGCAGGAAACCATGCACAGGGTGTAGCGTTCGCCTGTGCACACCTCGATATTGACGGCAAGATTTTTATGCCGCAGACGACGCCTAAACAGAAAGTGAATATGGTTAAAATGTTCGGACGTGACCGCATTGAGATTATTCTGGTCGGGGATACGTTCGATGACTGTTTCGAGAAGGCTATTGAATTGATGGAAAAAGAGAAGAGAATCTTCATTCACCCATTCAATGATAAAGATATTATTGCCGGCCAGGGAACAGTTGCTGTCGAAGTCATGAATGATATTGAAGAACCGATCGACTATGTCTTTGCAAGTATCGGCGGCGGAGGGTTGATGGCGGGAATCAGTACATATATCAAAAACCTCTCCCCTCACACAAAAATGATCGGTGCGGAACCGGCTGGAGCAGCGAGTATGAAAGCTTCTATCGCCGCACAGAAAGTCGTTCCTTTGGCAACGATTGATAAGTTCGTCGATGGTGCTGCGGTGAAGTGCGTAGGCGATCTGAATTACGAGATTTGCAACGACTATCTGGAGAATATCGTCAGTGTCCCCGAAGGTAAAGTATGTACAGCAATTCTGGATCTTTACAATGAACACGCAATTATCGCAGAGCCAGCAGGTGCTCTGCCTATTGCAGCACTCGATTTCTACAAGAATGAGATCAAAGGCAAATGTGTCGTATGTGTAATCAGCGGCGGGAATAATGATATCGGCCGAATGCAGGAAATCAAAGAAAAGTCGATGATTTACGAAGGTCTATTATATTATTTTCTGGTCGATTTCCCGCAGCGCGCGGGCGCATTACGCCAATTTCTTGATACGGTACTTGGACCTGAAGATGATATTACTATGTTCGAGTATACGAAAAAGAACAATAAAGAAAGCGGTCCGGGTCTGGTTGGAATTGAGATCAAACGCAAGGAAGATTATAATGGTCTGATTGCGCGGATGGAGAAGAACGGTTTCCCTTATAAAGAAGTGAACAAAGACAGTACGCTGTTCGGACTGTTAATTTAA
- a CDS encoding DUF948 domain-containing protein — MLLYISAIVAVAALVVIAIAIIKTAKAVKEAMTEVKDTMKRVELRVGGITDKADQLMTQTNQIADDANAKLQSVDGLAASAKELRESTEYVQHSLSKMADQVAAPPGKYAKLMQQTTALSEAASKMYYTMKQKNGER, encoded by the coding sequence GTGCTCTTGTATATTAGTGCCATAGTCGCCGTTGCGGCTTTAGTAGTTATCGCAATTGCTATTATTAAAACAGCCAAGGCGGTCAAAGAAGCAATGACAGAAGTTAAAGACACGATGAAACGTGTGGAGCTGAGAGTAGGCGGAATCACAGATAAGGCCGATCAGCTCATGACTCAAACAAACCAGATTGCGGATGACGCGAATGCAAAGCTGCAATCGGTTGACGGATTGGCGGCTTCAGCGAAAGAACTTCGCGAATCCACCGAATATGTTCAGCATTCATTATCGAAAATGGCTGACCAGGTGGCGGCGCCTCCCGGCAAATATGCCAAGTTGATGCAGCAAACGACTGCATTGTCCGAGGCGGCATCTAAAATGTATTACACTATGAAGCAGAAAAACGGGGAGAGGTGA
- a CDS encoding DUF948 domain-containing protein, whose translation MDLVGIGVILIGIAFIILAIYFAKVLQQVGNILHDVDETVGALPKQLDGIMDETGNLIKNSNDSLADINTKIENLTPLFQVIGDLGQSTHQLTSSLVDMSSSVQQKGEHTDTSEQNKKLGSIYGSAMLGYYIFKKRKESASAAKERTKQNEPTKKLPAPENTTF comes from the coding sequence ATGGATCTCGTTGGAATTGGCGTCATACTTATCGGTATCGCCTTCATTATTTTAGCTATTTATTTTGCTAAGGTACTGCAGCAAGTCGGTAACATCCTGCACGATGTCGATGAGACAGTAGGAGCGCTGCCGAAACAGCTGGACGGAATCATGGATGAAACAGGGAATTTGATTAAAAACAGCAATGACTCATTGGCAGACATCAACACTAAAATTGAAAACCTGACACCGTTGTTCCAAGTAATCGGTGACCTTGGGCAATCCACGCATCAGCTGACATCTTCTTTGGTGGACATGTCTTCATCTGTTCAGCAAAAAGGAGAGCACACAGACACGTCTGAACAAAATAAAAAACTGGGCAGCATCTACGGCTCTGCTATGCTCGGCTATTATATTTTCAAGAAGCGCAAAGAGTCCGCAAGTGCAGCAAAGGAACGCACGAAGCAGAACGAGCCGACAAAAAAACTGCCGGCACCGGAAAACACAACGTTTTAA
- the yhfH gene encoding protein YhfH produces MENNHKQRQMVKKVCTECGNEFKEKQESVMYECERCVGRHEQ; encoded by the coding sequence ATGGAAAACAACCACAAACAAAGACAAATGGTGAAAAAGGTTTGCACGGAATGCGGGAATGAGTTTAAGGAAAAACAGGAATCAGTAATGTACGAATGTGAGCGCTGTGTAGGCCGGCATGAACAGTAA
- a CDS encoding nucleotide excision repair endonuclease encodes MISITLPEPDVTIVRRKQEITSGEAPIKPIYGFIDFHEIPRDKGGLLLFFNHSDELLFVGKARKLRPRLKKHFDDQVSPLRNHREEVAKISAVIIDDPMEREIYETYVINTQRAKYNVEKAFFRD; translated from the coding sequence ATGATTAGTATTACACTGCCGGAACCTGACGTAACAATCGTTCGCAGAAAGCAAGAAATTACATCGGGAGAAGCGCCGATCAAGCCAATTTACGGCTTCATCGATTTTCATGAGATCCCTCGTGATAAAGGCGGTCTTTTGCTGTTCTTCAACCATAGCGATGAATTGTTATTCGTAGGGAAAGCAAGAAAATTGCGTCCGCGTCTAAAAAAGCATTTTGATGACCAAGTGTCTCCACTGCGCAATCACCGTGAAGAAGTGGCGAAAATTTCCGCTGTTATCATCGATGATCCAATGGAACGCGAAATCTACGAAACGTATGTGATCAACACACAGCGTGCAAAGTACAACGTAGAAAAAGCATTTTTCAGAGACTGA